A window of the Glaciimonas sp. CA11.2 genome harbors these coding sequences:
- a CDS encoding glycine zipper 2TM domain-containing protein — protein sequence MLTKKVIISALFIAAATTVSVSASAYDQGTNLVIGGVAGAAIGSVVGGRNGAVLGGVLGAVVGASAGGNQGRGYHDRGYYDRGDYNRRSTAYYAPPAVYVRPEPVYYRPAPQVYYQPARVYERQDYNHRDYEPRYDHGYYER from the coding sequence ATGTTAACCAAAAAAGTAATCATCTCCGCGCTGTTTATTGCTGCAGCTACTACTGTTTCTGTCTCGGCGTCAGCGTATGACCAAGGGACTAATCTGGTAATCGGTGGTGTCGCGGGAGCTGCTATTGGTAGCGTCGTTGGTGGTCGGAATGGCGCGGTTTTAGGTGGTGTGCTGGGTGCAGTGGTTGGCGCGAGCGCGGGTGGCAATCAAGGTCGAGGTTATCACGATCGTGGTTACTATGATCGCGGCGATTACAACCGCCGTTCAACTGCTTATTACGCGCCTCCCGCAGTCTATGTGCGTCCTGAACCAGTTTATTATCGCCCGGCACCGCAAGTCTATTATCAACCAGCACGGGTTTATGAGCGTCAAGATTATAATCATCGAGACTATGAACCGCGCTACGATCATGGCTATTACGAGCGTTAA
- a CDS encoding c-type cytochrome: MLIRLNTQALHRAWHAVVRVSICVVLSCSCVGFAAQAIGANAVPVVDVDQASVPDTIGQRLLACTACHGKQGRAASDGYYPRIAGKPAGYLYNQLVNFRSGRRQYPMMTYMVDHMSDTYLREIADYFSDQHPPYPPPQPFTLSTADFQRGQTLVQHGDVSKKIPACIACHGTAMTGVLPATPGLLGLPRDYLVAQIGAWQTGVRHAAVPDCMSQVAKRLSAADIGAVASWLAAQPVPEGATAAAPSALKLPLACGSVPH; the protein is encoded by the coding sequence ATGTTAATTCGTCTCAACACGCAAGCGTTACATCGTGCGTGGCATGCGGTAGTGCGCGTTAGCATATGCGTTGTTTTGTCCTGTAGTTGCGTTGGCTTTGCCGCGCAGGCTATCGGAGCCAATGCCGTCCCCGTTGTGGATGTTGATCAAGCATCGGTTCCGGATACGATCGGACAGCGATTGTTGGCCTGTACCGCGTGTCACGGCAAGCAAGGACGCGCCGCCAGCGACGGTTATTACCCGCGTATCGCCGGTAAACCGGCAGGCTATCTGTACAACCAGCTCGTCAACTTTCGCAGCGGACGCCGACAATATCCGATGATGACTTATATGGTCGATCATATGTCTGATACTTATTTACGCGAAATAGCCGATTACTTTTCAGATCAACATCCACCTTATCCGCCACCACAACCATTTACGCTATCGACTGCCGATTTTCAGCGTGGACAAACTTTGGTGCAACATGGCGACGTTAGCAAAAAAATCCCCGCATGCATTGCCTGTCATGGCACGGCAATGACTGGCGTTCTGCCGGCAACTCCGGGGTTACTTGGCTTACCGCGTGATTATCTGGTCGCGCAGATCGGTGCCTGGCAGACCGGCGTGCGGCACGCTGCGGTACCGGATTGTATGTCGCAAGTGGCGAAGCGACTAAGCGCTGCCGATATCGGTGCGGTCGCCTCCTGGCTAGCTGCGCAACCTGTTCCTGAAGGCGCGACTGCGGCCGCTCCCTCAGCGCTAAAACTTCCGCTTGCCTGTGGCAGCGTTCCACATTGA
- a CDS encoding c-type cytochrome encodes MTRFKRILLWSIGSLVLLAIIIIGWLAFMNIDDADPRATQIAAPLAPLAPHQLADQIARGAYLTRAGDCMACHTVRGGQKYAGGRAIVTPFGAIYAPNLTPDQQTGIGRWNANDFWRALHNGKSKDGSLLYPAFPYTNYTKVSRSDADAMFAYLQSMPAVKQKNTAPQLRFPYNNRVLLYGWRALYFRPGVYQPESAQSVEWNRGAYLVQGLGHCSACHSARNALGGLNLKGELGGGFIPVVNWYAPSLTSDVEIGLGDWEISHIAALLKTGVSSRSAVFGPMAEVVSASLQHLHDKDITAMAVYLKTLPRSDGRPVAEKEYARPHEIDQVLELGAKVYKDNCVACHLTSGKGAPSAYPPLKGNRAITMPSAVNAIRVVMYGGFAPTTVGNPRPYGMPPFAQDLTDAEVAAVVSYIRNSWGNSATLVSPSEVNRYRSVPLD; translated from the coding sequence ATGACACGTTTTAAGCGTATTTTGTTATGGAGTATTGGCAGCCTGGTCCTGCTGGCGATTATCATCATCGGGTGGCTGGCGTTTATGAATATCGACGATGCTGATCCGCGCGCCACGCAGATAGCAGCACCACTAGCTCCACTAGCACCGCATCAACTTGCCGATCAAATTGCGCGCGGTGCTTATCTCACCCGTGCCGGAGATTGCATGGCTTGCCACACCGTTCGCGGTGGGCAAAAATATGCGGGCGGGCGAGCAATTGTTACGCCATTCGGCGCGATTTACGCACCGAATCTGACACCTGATCAGCAAACCGGAATCGGGCGTTGGAACGCAAACGATTTTTGGCGCGCGCTACATAACGGCAAGTCGAAGGATGGCAGTTTGTTATACCCCGCTTTCCCCTATACCAATTACACAAAAGTATCGCGATCGGACGCCGATGCCATGTTTGCGTACTTGCAAAGCATGCCAGCAGTAAAGCAAAAGAACACTGCGCCACAGTTACGATTTCCGTATAACAATCGTGTTTTGCTTTATGGTTGGCGCGCTCTATATTTTCGGCCTGGTGTGTATCAGCCCGAAAGTGCGCAATCGGTGGAGTGGAACCGCGGTGCCTATCTGGTTCAGGGTCTCGGCCATTGCAGCGCCTGCCATTCAGCGCGTAACGCGCTGGGAGGACTCAATCTGAAAGGCGAACTCGGCGGTGGCTTTATTCCTGTCGTGAACTGGTATGCACCATCATTAACGTCCGACGTCGAGATCGGTTTGGGTGATTGGGAGATATCACATATCGCGGCGCTGCTAAAGACGGGTGTATCGTCGCGCAGTGCAGTGTTTGGGCCCATGGCCGAAGTGGTGTCGGCCAGTTTGCAGCATTTGCATGATAAGGATATTACTGCAATGGCGGTCTACCTAAAAACGTTACCTCGTTCAGATGGCCGGCCGGTTGCAGAGAAGGAATATGCGCGGCCGCATGAGATCGATCAAGTCCTTGAATTAGGCGCAAAGGTCTACAAAGACAATTGTGTTGCATGTCACCTTACTTCCGGCAAAGGTGCGCCTTCAGCCTATCCGCCATTGAAGGGTAATCGTGCTATTACGATGCCATCTGCGGTCAACGCGATACGGGTTGTCATGTACGGTGGTTTTGCGCCGACAACGGTTGGCAATCCGCGCCCTTACGGAATGCCGCCGTTCGCGCAGGATTTAACGGATGCAGAAGTTGCGGCCGTAGTTTCCTACATTCGCAACTCCTGGGGTAACAGCGCTACGTTGGTATCACCATCCGAAGTGAATCGGTATCGCAGTGTGCCCTTAGATTAA
- a CDS encoding NAD(P)H-quinone oxidoreductase, which translates to MRVIEITQHGGPDVLQIRERPIPVFKAGELLIKVQVAGVNRPDVFQRSGNYAPPPDASDLPGLEVAGEIVDGDFSETHFKKGDLVCALVPGGGYAEYCTTPAVQCLPIPKNWTVLEAASLPETFFTVWSNVFERGRLTGNETLLVQGGSSGIGAAAIQIATALGHQVFATAGSDEKCRACEDLGAVRAINYRTEDFVEVVKSLTAGKGVDVILDMVAGDYAPREIDCMAEDGRLVFIATLGGNSAKLNFSKIMMRRLTITGSTLRPRPIAFKGAVAAQLQTRIWPLLAAGEIKPVIFKTFPLEQAAQAHALMESSTHIGKIMLTIDGPKDQQQ; encoded by the coding sequence ATGCGCGTTATTGAAATTACACAACATGGTGGGCCAGACGTATTACAAATCCGTGAACGCCCTATTCCCGTTTTTAAGGCCGGTGAATTGCTGATCAAGGTCCAGGTAGCTGGCGTCAATCGTCCAGACGTGTTTCAGCGCAGTGGCAACTACGCGCCCCCACCTGATGCCTCGGATTTGCCCGGACTGGAAGTCGCCGGCGAAATAGTCGATGGAGACTTTTCTGAAACACACTTTAAAAAAGGCGATCTAGTTTGTGCATTGGTTCCTGGCGGCGGATACGCGGAATATTGCACCACGCCTGCTGTGCAATGTCTACCTATTCCCAAGAATTGGACCGTGCTCGAGGCCGCCTCCTTACCTGAGACCTTCTTTACTGTATGGAGTAATGTTTTTGAGCGGGGCAGATTAACGGGAAACGAAACCTTATTGGTTCAAGGCGGTAGTTCGGGAATCGGTGCAGCCGCGATACAAATTGCCACAGCGCTTGGACACCAGGTTTTTGCCACCGCTGGTTCGGACGAAAAATGCCGGGCTTGTGAAGATCTGGGTGCTGTTCGGGCTATCAATTACCGCACTGAAGATTTTGTAGAGGTGGTGAAATCATTGACCGCTGGGAAAGGCGTGGATGTCATTCTGGATATGGTGGCAGGTGATTATGCACCGCGCGAAATAGATTGCATGGCTGAAGACGGTCGTCTCGTTTTCATTGCGACGCTAGGTGGAAATAGTGCCAAGCTGAACTTTAGTAAAATCATGATGCGCCGTCTGACCATCACCGGCTCAACGTTACGACCGCGGCCGATTGCTTTCAAAGGTGCTGTCGCGGCCCAACTACAAACGCGCATCTGGCCGTTGTTGGCAGCTGGAGAAATTAAGCCGGTGATCTTTAAAACCTTCCCGCTCGAACAGGCTGCGCAAGCGCATGCTTTGATGGAGAGCAGCACGCATATCGGCAAAATTATGCTGACGATCGATGGGCCAAAGGATCAGCAGCAATAA